From one Chryseobacterium sp. 3008163 genomic stretch:
- a CDS encoding outer membrane beta-barrel protein: MKKLISAALIGFSVFASAQISLAAKANVAIPTSSASWKNFKTAASNTVEQKGKNITGFNVGLSLKIDLPTALYLMPEIYYTNFSNEVTVQNDVNSAQTTIKAKNSRVDIPVLVGVNVLGNLLSAYAGPVGSFNLAKSDDFDNFVQKVDAKEFTVGYQLGVQSEIKKIILSARYEGAFSKDQRKFINNVAGSNQEIDYDNRSSLFLLGVGYKF; this comes from the coding sequence ATGAAAAAATTAATTAGTGCCGCATTGATAGGCTTTTCAGTTTTTGCTTCAGCGCAGATTTCGTTGGCAGCCAAAGCTAATGTAGCAATCCCAACAAGCTCTGCTTCTTGGAAAAATTTCAAAACTGCAGCCTCAAATACTGTGGAACAAAAAGGAAAAAATATTACCGGCTTCAATGTTGGTTTGTCTTTAAAAATCGATTTACCAACTGCTTTATACTTAATGCCGGAAATTTATTATACCAATTTCAGCAATGAAGTTACTGTACAAAATGATGTAAATTCAGCTCAAACTACTATTAAAGCTAAAAACAGCAGAGTAGATATTCCTGTTTTGGTTGGGGTAAATGTATTAGGAAATCTCTTGAGTGCTTACGCAGGACCTGTCGGAAGTTTTAATTTAGCGAAAAGTGATGATTTTGATAATTTCGTACAGAAAGTGGATGCTAAAGAATTTACAGTAGGTTACCAACTAGGTGTACAAAGTGAAATCAAAAAGATCATTCTTTCAGCAAGATATGAAGGTGCATTCTCAAAAGATCAGAGAAAATTCATCAACAATGTTGCAGGTTCAAACCAAGAAATTGATTACGATAACAGATCAAGTTTATTTTTATTAGGTGTAGGGTATAAATTCTAA
- a CDS encoding cytochrome C has translation MKKVVLSIILGSAFLASCGPKSVAVTGPKYTSSEQLAQGQTVFENSCNKCHKLPDPAKHDNQGWIKTLSRMAPKAKLTDEQHQMVYDYLISVNKK, from the coding sequence ATGAAAAAAGTAGTTTTAAGTATCATTCTAGGTTCAGCCTTTTTAGCTTCATGCGGACCAAAAAGCGTTGCTGTAACCGGACCTAAATACACCTCATCTGAACAGTTAGCACAAGGACAGACCGTTTTCGAAAACTCTTGCAATAAATGTCATAAGTTACCGGATCCTGCGAAACATGATAATCAGGGATGGATAAAAACGCTAAGCAGAATGGCGCCAAAAGCCAAACTAACCGATGAGCAACACCAAATGGTTTATGACTATCTGATTTCAGTAAATAAAAAGTAG
- a CDS encoding enolase C-terminal domain-like protein, whose protein sequence is MKIKFDLKKLHLKETFSIAYGNYNHRDALLIELSHQKCNGYGECLAIDYYQINLQSFVLKLKEIQQQIETQKIIHPKEFFKFLLSLNLHPFLLSALDCAYWDLFGKLENKSFIELNQLPSENLVESSITISVAEIDQQIQKIEKSNWNKFKVKCKGLDKNHVEKLLAIDRNIALDSNASFTDDDCIWLQENENVQKFSYLEQPRAIDHYQVLKKEIFANWMADEDCQNIDSLSELIPYYKSINIKLMKCGGLTPALEMIKKAKELDYKIMIGCMTESTVGVSAGCLLAGLVDFADLDGATLISNDYATGNFVENGKINLSGKPGLGVELIKI, encoded by the coding sequence ATGAAAATAAAATTTGACCTCAAAAAGCTTCATTTAAAAGAAACATTCTCCATTGCTTACGGAAATTACAACCATCGTGATGCATTGCTCATTGAATTATCTCATCAAAAATGTAATGGTTACGGCGAGTGTTTGGCGATTGATTATTATCAGATAAATCTTCAAAGTTTTGTTTTAAAATTGAAAGAAATTCAACAACAGATTGAAACTCAGAAAATCATTCATCCCAAAGAATTTTTTAAATTTTTATTAAGTTTAAATCTTCATCCTTTTTTACTTTCTGCTTTAGATTGCGCATATTGGGATTTATTTGGAAAACTGGAGAATAAAAGTTTTATTGAACTCAATCAACTTCCTTCTGAAAATTTAGTAGAAAGTTCAATTACCATTTCCGTCGCAGAAATAGACCAGCAGATTCAAAAAATTGAAAAAAGTAACTGGAATAAGTTTAAAGTAAAATGTAAAGGTTTAGATAAAAACCATGTCGAAAAGCTTTTAGCAATAGACAGAAATATCGCTTTAGATTCCAACGCAAGTTTTACGGATGATGACTGTATTTGGCTTCAGGAAAATGAGAATGTTCAGAAGTTTTCCTATTTGGAACAACCACGAGCGATCGACCATTATCAGGTGTTAAAAAAAGAAATCTTTGCCAATTGGATGGCAGACGAAGATTGCCAGAATATAGATTCGCTGAGTGAGCTCATACCTTATTATAAAAGCATCAATATAAAACTGATGAAGTGCGGCGGTTTGACTCCCGCTTTAGAAATGATTAAAAAAGCAAAAGAATTAGACTACAAAATCATGATCGGCTGCATGACAGAATCTACGGTTGGCGTTTCTGCTGGATGTCTTCTGGCCGGGCTTGTGGATTTTGCAGATTTAGACGGAGCGACCCTTATTTCCAATGATTATGCAACCGGAAATTTTGTAGAAAATGGCAAAATTAATCTTTCCGGAAAGCCAGGTTTGGGAGTGGAACTTATAAAAATTTAA
- a CDS encoding DUF4251 domain-containing protein: MKKYLKIISIFLLVFTFQSCSAQKVDPQIINNLVGSDEFTFHAEKANPMNYDVINVVNSIPNALQLRTFQISGNNYGIEIKKGVMEVTLPYFGRAFTSTYGSSDTSYRFTSKDYTVTKTQSKKGNWVYKIKPNDVRNVSDINIEIYKNGRALTSIRSNDRQPISYDGYISENEMSKEKEKL, from the coding sequence ATGAAAAAATATCTCAAAATAATCTCGATTTTTCTTTTAGTGTTTACTTTCCAAAGCTGTTCTGCTCAAAAGGTTGACCCTCAAATAATAAACAATTTAGTAGGTTCAGACGAGTTTACTTTTCATGCTGAAAAAGCAAATCCTATGAATTATGATGTGATCAATGTCGTCAATTCAATTCCAAATGCACTTCAGCTTCGTACATTTCAAATCTCTGGTAACAACTACGGAATAGAAATCAAAAAAGGGGTGATGGAAGTTACCCTTCCTTATTTCGGAAGAGCTTTTACATCGACATATGGATCTTCAGATACAAGCTATAGATTTACATCAAAAGATTATACAGTCACAAAAACTCAAAGTAAAAAAGGAAATTGGGTTTACAAAATCAAACCGAATGACGTGAGAAATGTTTCTGATATCAACATTGAAATTTATAAAAACGGAAGAGCATTAACATCAATCAGAAGCAACGACAGACAACCTATTTCCTATGATGGGTATATTTCTGAAAATGAAATGTCAAAAGAAAAAGAAAAGCTTTAG
- a CDS encoding c-type cytochrome: protein MKNIFFAAAFASVLLASCTPKSTPVAEAPKSATSTAEQIAQGKTIFENSCKRCHGLPDPTAYTSVQWVGIMNSMAPKAKLTDEQHQWVYDYVVSVKK from the coding sequence ATGAAAAATATATTTTTTGCTGCAGCTTTTGCTTCTGTTTTATTGGCATCTTGTACACCAAAATCTACACCGGTTGCTGAAGCTCCAAAGTCTGCAACAAGTACTGCTGAACAAATCGCTCAGGGAAAAACAATCTTTGAAAATTCATGCAAAAGATGTCATGGCTTACCAGATCCTACAGCATACACCTCTGTGCAATGGGTTGGTATTATGAATTCTATGGCGCCAAAAGCAAAGCTGACAGACGAACAGCATCAGTGGGTTTATGATTATGTAGTTTCAGTGAAAAAGTAA
- a CDS encoding M48 family metallopeptidase, whose product MKIKHLLGIGATAVAVVACTTNPITGRSSIQIANNSEIEAMALQQYKQTLTESKIVTGSQAQSVKNVGNRIKSAAEKYYSSIGRGADLANYKWEFNLIQDKQVNAWCMPGGKVAVYTGILPITKDETGLAVVMGHEVSHALAGHGNERISQSMIAQGLGTASGLAIKNEKTAAIFQSVYPIGSQVVLLKYGRNQESEADKMGLYLMSMAGYDPRQAIPFWNRMEASSSGSRQPEFLSTHPSPGTRVSGIQQDLPKALEYYKVAGGKI is encoded by the coding sequence ATGAAAATTAAACATCTTTTAGGAATAGGAGCAACAGCAGTAGCCGTTGTAGCTTGTACAACAAACCCGATTACAGGTCGATCATCTATACAAATTGCCAACAATTCTGAAATTGAAGCAATGGCATTACAACAATACAAACAAACGTTAACAGAATCTAAAATTGTCACGGGTTCTCAGGCACAAAGCGTAAAAAACGTGGGAAACAGAATTAAATCAGCTGCAGAAAAATATTATTCTAGTATTGGAAGGGGTGCAGACTTAGCAAATTACAAATGGGAATTTAATTTAATTCAGGATAAGCAGGTAAATGCTTGGTGTATGCCAGGAGGAAAAGTTGCTGTTTACACAGGAATTTTACCTATCACAAAAGATGAAACTGGATTAGCTGTTGTAATGGGTCACGAAGTATCGCACGCTTTGGCGGGTCATGGGAACGAGAGAATTTCTCAATCAATGATTGCTCAGGGTTTAGGAACGGCATCTGGTTTAGCTATCAAGAATGAAAAAACGGCTGCAATTTTCCAAAGTGTTTATCCGATTGGATCGCAGGTTGTTTTGTTAAAATATGGTAGAAATCAAGAGTCTGAGGCTGATAAAATGGGATTGTATCTGATGTCGATGGCAGGATATGACCCAAGACAGGCAATTCCTTTTTGGAACAGAATGGAAGCGTCTTCTTCAGGATCGAGACAGCCGGAATTTTTATCGACTCACCCAAGTCCGGGAACCAGAGTTTCTGGAATTCAGCAAGATTTACCAAAAGCATTAGAATATTATAAAGTTGCTGGAGGAAAGATTTAA